Proteins found in one Acipenser ruthenus chromosome 18, fAciRut3.2 maternal haplotype, whole genome shotgun sequence genomic segment:
- the LOC131698536 gene encoding uncharacterized protein LOC131698536 isoform X1 gives MNIGNQLGLLVLNAATLFVHGFEIHGLPAYHSEPLTIKGFSMEGSLGYLSKLIEYSENQATVHVCPQDDVLEYLLTQALTNNNIRIIIRWMRKLSTEGFNSCQGHWMYMDEKSLDLMGHVLQVLRNIVIIIGVLRHQPQCTSQQDQVHLDQEYRVIKQHILFARVVHWCYLTVLLPESSDLCETVRISQLWSEMQQSYTEDQQKLPWLS, from the exons ATGAACATTGGGAACCAACTTGGTCTCCTTGTATTAA ATGCAGCCACCTTGTTTGTGCACGGATTTGAAATTCACGGGCTCCCAGCATACCACTCAGAG CCCCTTACTATAAAGGGTTTTAGCATGGAAGGATCGCTGGGATATCTGAGTAAGCTCATTGAATACTCTGAGAATCAAGCCACAGTGCATGTGTGTCCACAG GATGACGTACTGGAGTATCTGCTGACACAAGCACTGACAAATAACAACATTAGGATCATTATTAGATGGATGAGGAAGCTCTCGACAGAAG GCTTTAATTCCTGCCAAGGACACTGGATGTACATGGATGAAAAGTCCTTGGATCTAATGGGTCACGTTCTGCAGGTTCTGAGAAACATTGTGATAATAATTGGGGTACTGAGGCATCAACCACAGTGCACGAGTCAACAAG ATCAAGTACATTTGGACCAGGAATATAGAGTGATTAAACAACATATACTGTTTGCACGTGTGGTACACTGGTGCTACCTCACTGTCCTTCTTCCAGAATCATCTG ACCTATGTGAAACCGTTAGAATATCTCAGCTGTGGAGTGAGATGCAGCAATCCTACACCGAGGATCAACAGAAGTTGCCATG GCTGTCTTGA
- the LOC131698536 gene encoding uncharacterized protein LOC131698536 isoform X2: protein MNIGNQLGLLVLNAATLFVHGFEIHGLPAYHSEDDVLEYLLTQALTNNNIRIIIRWMRKLSTEGFNSCQGHWMYMDEKSLDLMGHVLQVLRNIVIIIGVLRHQPQCTSQQDQVHLDQEYRVIKQHILFARVVHWCYLTVLLPESSDLCETVRISQLWSEMQQSYTEDQQKLPWLS, encoded by the exons ATGAACATTGGGAACCAACTTGGTCTCCTTGTATTAA ATGCAGCCACCTTGTTTGTGCACGGATTTGAAATTCACGGGCTCCCAGCATACCACTCAGAG GATGACGTACTGGAGTATCTGCTGACACAAGCACTGACAAATAACAACATTAGGATCATTATTAGATGGATGAGGAAGCTCTCGACAGAAG GCTTTAATTCCTGCCAAGGACACTGGATGTACATGGATGAAAAGTCCTTGGATCTAATGGGTCACGTTCTGCAGGTTCTGAGAAACATTGTGATAATAATTGGGGTACTGAGGCATCAACCACAGTGCACGAGTCAACAAG ATCAAGTACATTTGGACCAGGAATATAGAGTGATTAAACAACATATACTGTTTGCACGTGTGGTACACTGGTGCTACCTCACTGTCCTTCTTCCAGAATCATCTG ACCTATGTGAAACCGTTAGAATATCTCAGCTGTGGAGTGAGATGCAGCAATCCTACACCGAGGATCAACAGAAGTTGCCATG GCTGTCTTGA
- the LOC131698651 gene encoding photoreceptor outer segment membrane glycoprotein 2-like isoform X1: MAVLKVKFTKNKRDKLAQVLWILNWISVVTGIILFSLGLFLKIEIRKLNELMANQEVHSVPNMLIAVGVIACGINFLGGKICYDCSDTNKFHRWKLFMLPYIICTFFFTFCILVGALMCYTMRNELEESLYLGLKEALKFYKDTDTPGRCFLKRTIDMLQIEFQCCGNNGFRDWFEIQWISIRYLDMSNKEVQDRLKSNVDGKYLMDGVPFSCCNINSPRPCIQNQLTNNSAHFNYDFQSEELNVWRKGCRKALLEYYTQIMQSIGFTVLIIWLFELSVLTGVRYLQTAMENVLRQGDPDSESDGWLLENSFVETARSNLNIIKNLGKSNQINAISGNEDPNMDVPTADYGPDNVPPKQIPTASQPQS; the protein is encoded by the exons ATGGCCGTCCTAAAAGTCAAATTCACAAAGAACAAGCGGGACAAGCTAGCCCAGGTATTATGGATACTTAACTGGATTTCTGTTGTCACGGGAATCATCCTCTTCAGCCTGGGTCTGTTCCTGAAGATCGAGATCCGGAAACTAAATGAACTGATGGCCAACCAGGAGGTCCATTCGGTccccaacatgctgattgcagtGGGGGTCATCGCCTGTGGGATTAACTTCCTGGGTGGCAAGATCTGCTATGACTGCTCGGACACCAACAAGTTCCACCGCTGGAAACTGTTCATGCTGCCCTATATCATCTGCACCTTCTTTTTCACGTTTTGCATCCTGGTGGGGGCTCTGATGTGCTACACCATGAGGAATGAGTTGGAGGAGTCCCTGTACCTAGGCTTGAAGGAAGCCCTCAAGTTCTACAAAGACACAGACACTCCTGGAAGGTGCTTCCTGAAGAGGACCATCGATATGCTGCAGATTGAGTTTCAGTGCTGTGGGAATAATGGCTTCCGAGACTGGTTTGAGATCCAGTGGATCAGTATAAGGTACCTGGATATGTCCAACAAGGAGGTCCAAGA CCGACTGAAGAGCAACGTTGATGGAAAGTACCTGATGGACGGTGTTCCATTCAGCTGCTGTAACATCAACTCCCCACGGCCCTGTATCCAAAACCAGCTCACCAACAACTCAGCACACTTCAACTACGACTTCCAGAGCGAGGAGCTCAACGTGTGGCGGAAGGGCTGTCGGAAGGCCCTGCTCGAGTACTACACTCAGATCATGCAGTCCATCGGTTTTACCGTCCTCATCATATGGCTCTTCGAG CTCTCGGTCCTGACAGGGGTGCGGTACCTCCAGACGGCCATGGAGAACGTGCTGCGACAGGGAGACCCTGACTCTGAATCAGACGGCTGGCTGCTGGAGAACAGCTTTGTGGAGACAGCCCGGTCCAACTTAAACATCATCAAGAACCTGGGAAAGTCCAACCAGATCAACGCCATCTCAGGGAACGAGGACCCCAACATGGACGTTCCAACTGCAGACTATGGGCCTGACAATGTGCCTCCTAAACAAATCCCCACTGCCAGCCAACCCCAGAGTTGA
- the LOC131698651 gene encoding photoreceptor outer segment membrane glycoprotein 2-like isoform X3, with protein MAVLKVKFTKNKRDKLAQVLWILNWISVVTGIILFSLGLFLKIEIRKLNELMANQEVHSVPNMLIAVGVIACGINFLGGKICYDCSDTNKFHRWKLFMLPYIICTFFFTFCILVGALMCYTMRNELEESLYLGLKEALKFYKDTDTPGRCFLKRTIDMLQIEFQCCGNNGFRDWFEIQWISIRYLDMSNKEVQDRLKSNVDGKYLMDGVPFSCCNINSPRPCIQNQLTNNSAHFNYDFQSEELNVWRKGCRKALLEYYTQIMQSIGFTVLIIWLFECLLGQSNLLTESMSINRESSWLAYDRK; from the exons ATGGCCGTCCTAAAAGTCAAATTCACAAAGAACAAGCGGGACAAGCTAGCCCAGGTATTATGGATACTTAACTGGATTTCTGTTGTCACGGGAATCATCCTCTTCAGCCTGGGTCTGTTCCTGAAGATCGAGATCCGGAAACTAAATGAACTGATGGCCAACCAGGAGGTCCATTCGGTccccaacatgctgattgcagtGGGGGTCATCGCCTGTGGGATTAACTTCCTGGGTGGCAAGATCTGCTATGACTGCTCGGACACCAACAAGTTCCACCGCTGGAAACTGTTCATGCTGCCCTATATCATCTGCACCTTCTTTTTCACGTTTTGCATCCTGGTGGGGGCTCTGATGTGCTACACCATGAGGAATGAGTTGGAGGAGTCCCTGTACCTAGGCTTGAAGGAAGCCCTCAAGTTCTACAAAGACACAGACACTCCTGGAAGGTGCTTCCTGAAGAGGACCATCGATATGCTGCAGATTGAGTTTCAGTGCTGTGGGAATAATGGCTTCCGAGACTGGTTTGAGATCCAGTGGATCAGTATAAGGTACCTGGATATGTCCAACAAGGAGGTCCAAGA CCGACTGAAGAGCAACGTTGATGGAAAGTACCTGATGGACGGTGTTCCATTCAGCTGCTGTAACATCAACTCCCCACGGCCCTGTATCCAAAACCAGCTCACCAACAACTCAGCACACTTCAACTACGACTTCCAGAGCGAGGAGCTCAACGTGTGGCGGAAGGGCTGTCGGAAGGCCCTGCTCGAGTACTACACTCAGATCATGCAGTCCATCGGTTTTACCGTCCTCATCATATGGCTCTTCGAG tgtcttctgggtcaaagcaacttactgactgaaagcatgtcaatcaatagggaAAGCAGTTGGTTGGCTTATGACAGAAAATAA
- the LOC131698651 gene encoding photoreceptor outer segment membrane glycoprotein 2-like isoform X2 has protein sequence MAVLKVKFTKNKRDKLAQVLWILNWISVVTGIILFSLGLFLKIEIRKLNELMANQEVHSVPNMLIAVGVIACGINFLGGKICYDCSDTNKFHRWKLFMLPYIICTFFFTFCILVGALMCYTMRNELEESLYLGLKEALKFYKDTDTPGRCFLKRTIDMLQIEFQCCGNNGFRDWFEIQWISIRYLDMSNKEVQDRLKSNVDGKYLMDGVPFSCCNINSPRPCIQNQLTNNSAHFNYDFQSEELNVWRKGCRKALLEYYTQIMQSIGFTVLIIWLFEPPICLLTALGPDRGAVPPDGHGERAATGRP, from the exons ATGGCCGTCCTAAAAGTCAAATTCACAAAGAACAAGCGGGACAAGCTAGCCCAGGTATTATGGATACTTAACTGGATTTCTGTTGTCACGGGAATCATCCTCTTCAGCCTGGGTCTGTTCCTGAAGATCGAGATCCGGAAACTAAATGAACTGATGGCCAACCAGGAGGTCCATTCGGTccccaacatgctgattgcagtGGGGGTCATCGCCTGTGGGATTAACTTCCTGGGTGGCAAGATCTGCTATGACTGCTCGGACACCAACAAGTTCCACCGCTGGAAACTGTTCATGCTGCCCTATATCATCTGCACCTTCTTTTTCACGTTTTGCATCCTGGTGGGGGCTCTGATGTGCTACACCATGAGGAATGAGTTGGAGGAGTCCCTGTACCTAGGCTTGAAGGAAGCCCTCAAGTTCTACAAAGACACAGACACTCCTGGAAGGTGCTTCCTGAAGAGGACCATCGATATGCTGCAGATTGAGTTTCAGTGCTGTGGGAATAATGGCTTCCGAGACTGGTTTGAGATCCAGTGGATCAGTATAAGGTACCTGGATATGTCCAACAAGGAGGTCCAAGA CCGACTGAAGAGCAACGTTGATGGAAAGTACCTGATGGACGGTGTTCCATTCAGCTGCTGTAACATCAACTCCCCACGGCCCTGTATCCAAAACCAGCTCACCAACAACTCAGCACACTTCAACTACGACTTCCAGAGCGAGGAGCTCAACGTGTGGCGGAAGGGCTGTCGGAAGGCCCTGCTCGAGTACTACACTCAGATCATGCAGTCCATCGGTTTTACCGTCCTCATCATATGGCTCTTCGAG CCCCCCATTTGTCTCCTCACAGCTCTCGGTCCTGACAGGGGTGCGGTACCTCCAGACGGCCATGGAGAACGTGCTGCGACAGGGAGACCCTGA